Proteins from a genomic interval of Musa acuminata AAA Group cultivar baxijiao chromosome BXJ1-9, Cavendish_Baxijiao_AAA, whole genome shotgun sequence:
- the LOC135594266 gene encoding transcription factor HEC2-like, translating to MSVMEQMDVDFLNASPELQVDLMNMMLQLQQLAELSEALPPNEQLSAASPQAFHSSPTAPASPVFAGPQTSSSSSLDATAAYDPIMGPLLNGSLAGDPSLASGPSSLAHGPASTAAMREMIFRIAAMQPVHVDPDSVKPPKRRNVRISKDPQSVAARLRRERISERMRVLQHMVPGGTKMDTASMLDEAIHYVKFLKTQVRSLEQAAVSQGMGVAAALPPTAGLIPSPGGYSYFQDMYQLQDQTFMNFAQM from the coding sequence ATGTCTGTCATGGAACAAATGGACGTCGACTTCTTGAACGCTTCTCCGGAGCTACAGGTGGATTTGATGAACATGATGCTGCAGTTGCAGCAACTTGCGGAGCTATCGGAAGCCCTGCCGCCTAACGAACAGCTCTCCGCAGCTTCCCCGCAGGCGTTCCATTCCTCTCCCACCGCGCCTGCCTCGCCCGTGTTTGCTGGTCCCCAGACTTCCTCATCGTCTTCCTTGGACGCTACCGCTGCCTATGATCCAATCATGGGGCCACTGTTGAACGGTAGCCTTGCGGGCGACCCGTCGCTGGCGAGTGGCCCGTCGTCGCTTGCTCACGGGCCGGCCTCGACGGCGGCTATGAGGGAGATGATATTCCGCATCGCCGCGATGCAGCCGGTCCACGTCGACCCGGATTCCGTCAAGCCGCCGAAACGCCGCAACGTGAGGATCTCCAAGGACCCCCAGAGCGTGGCGGCCAGGCTCCGGAGGGAGCGGATCAGCGAGCGGATGCGGGTGCTGCAGCACATGGTCCCCGGGGGCACCAAGATGGACACGGCGTCGATGCTCGACGAGGCCATCCACTACGTCAAGTTCTTGAAGACGCAGGTGCGGTCACTGGAGCAGGCGGCGGTGAGCCAGGGAATGGGGGTGGCGGCGGCCCTGCCGCCCACCGCGGGGCTCATCCCGTCCCCCGGCGGCTACTCCTACTTCCAGGACATGTACCAGCTGCAGGACCAAACGTTCATGAACTTTGCCCAGATGTAA